The window ccttctctgcagatCTGCTCTCAGCTCTGTATCCTCCAGTCTGCGCTGAGATTGAGGACTGCCCTGAGCCAGGGAGCGGGGTTCTGCACCTGGCATGGTGActgtgaggagctggggtgTGGAAAGTGCTGGAGGGCAGCAGCCtgaaaagctccagggagaagaTGACAGGATGTGAAGGAGAGCGTGTGAGAGGGAGAGGACAGGGGAGGAGAGAATGTGAGAAGATTGAATGTGAGAGGAGAGAATGTGAGAGGAGAGGCCTACAATAATGCAGGTATTACCCCAAAACTTTAGCTATTACTGCCCAGTGCTTGCATAgtgctgtctctctctctctctctctctcttactcTGCACCCCTGAAGTGGAGGATAAGGGTGGGCAAGAAGCTGGCAGGGGACACCCCCAGGACATCTGACATGAATCGACCAAAGGCTACTCCACACCCTTTGgcatcatgctcagcaataaaactgtgttttcagtCTTTCCAAAGTAGCCATTCTTCAGAGGAGGGCTTCGTGTTGTTCTGCTGATGCAAGGTGGTGGGTGATTGCTTTTGCAGCATCTGtggtttttctccttctgtcccttccctCTTAGAGTATCCAACTTTTGACccaaaaacttttctttcactgtcttGCTTTCTCTGGTTCTCCTCCCATCTGAATGGGGCCGTGGATGGAGAGAAGAGCTGGTGGGTGCTTAGCACTGCTCAACACATAGCAGAGGATTCCTGGCAGTGAGTGTTCTCCTCAtcttgctccttccctgcctgtgcccagAGTTTCCTGAAAAGTTTctggagagagggaggcagggagagacTCAAGGCAGGAAGAGAGGCAGCAAGGGCTGGCTGAGTGCCTCAAAGGAGAGTGCAGGGGCTCTCCAAAGCAGTGTGGAGACCAACAGGAAATGCTTCAGAGAGGTTTCAGCTGACAAAGGGGAGCAGGTGAGCTACAGCAGGACCCAGCTGGGCACAATGATAGGTGTTTGCACAACACCCTGATCAGAGGCTGACATGGTCTCTGCACACCTGCTTCCACCCTTGAAAAAACAGCATCCCAAAAGCAGGCCATGAAAAGGTGACTTTGCAGTAACCACATCAAAACAGCTGCAACTCCCAGCACTGTTCCTGGTCACCTATGACCATCACCAACATCCTGGGCTGTAACTAGGAGAACAAGGGTAGAAATTATTCCACTATGCTCAGCTCTCACCTGATGGTATCTAGGAAATTGCTCTAATGCCAGAAAGAACTCATACAAAAGCACCCAAGCATTACCAAGTGAAGTAATATCAGCTGTTGGTGGCCAGGTTTGGGAGGAGAATGGAACTCATAGAATGGAGAAAAGAGTGCTTTCTTGGGAGACTTAAAAACCTCCCTAAAGCAGCTATAGTCAGTGAACTATGTCAAAAAATATTCTCCCCGGATACGGATAGAGACAGACATTTAGAAAGCAGAGGATCACGCACTGCATGAGTAAGAAGCCTGTGTTAATGATCACTGCACAACAGTCCCTAACAACCTCTTCCCAGATCCACCCCTGAGACCCATGTCTGTCTTTCACTGTCTTGGAAAGGCTCTGCACAGTTAAGGATGACAAAGAGACATGGGCTGGGATGCAACAGAACTTTATTgagtgaaaaaggaaacaaggtCAGTGTGAGTGGAGGCCCCAGTGCAGGGATCACCAGGGGCAGAAAGGAGTCTGTGCAACACAGCAGTGGCAGAGATCCTGGCAGGTGtccatctgcctgcctgcctgcctgcctgccccacagcgggagcagggccagcaggtCCTCCCTGGTCTGGCTTTGTGGTTGCTGAGAGCCCAGGGAAGCCCCAGAGAAGAAGGGCACGGAGGGAAAGAGAGAGTGGATGGAAGAGGGCAAAGGCAGGCACGGGCCGTGCTttggcagagcccaggctgcCCCGTCCTTTTGCAAGGGGGGCTGGGGTGCTCATCGCCTCTGAAAGCAACGGCCCAATGCTGTGTCCCAGTCCAGAAGCATCTTGTGGGGTCCCGGGGGCCTTCCCCAGGGCCACCTGCAGCAGGTTTAGCAGGGCAGGCACCTGCTGCCGCAGTAGCCGCTGCCAAAAGGCCCCGAGGCCAAGCCCCCGGAGTTGATGGGCACTCCCtgagagctgaggatgctgccaacGGCAGCGGAGGTGGAGGAGCCCACGGCGGTGttctgtgggaaggagctgaggatgggtccGGGCAGGGTCACCACCACGGGGGAGGGCTGGATGACGACGGTGGagtcctggcactgcctgacacagggctcATTGCAGCTGTTGGCCAGCGGGGTCGGGCCGCAGGACTGGCCGCAGGGCAGGCACGGGGTGTAGCAGGACATGTCCTAGGGCTGGAGGTGCACCTGGGAGAGAGGGCAGGGGGAGCTGAGCATGAGGAGGGCTGGGTGGAGGAGCAGCCTGCCAGCACACCCATGGGAAGAAAGACAAGGAGTGTTCCaggctttctccttctcctcagcgcagaggagaaggagcttGAGACTCACCTTGTTcccagggagatggaggagagagGAGTGGATGAGAGA of the Calypte anna isolate BGI_N300 chromosome 27, bCalAnn1_v1.p, whole genome shotgun sequence genome contains:
- the LOC115599802 gene encoding feather beta keratin-like; its protein translation is MSCYTPCLPCGQSCGPTPLANSCNEPCVRQCQDSTVVIQPSPVVVTLPGPILSSFPQNTAVGSSTSAAVGSILSSQGVPINSGGLASGPFGSGYCGSRCLPC